The proteins below come from a single Mycolicibacterium sp. TY81 genomic window:
- a CDS encoding TPM domain-containing protein produces MRIVRVLWLMISVLLVGTLLAPVACAEPPMRLPDYVTDEAGALNAQQHSQVSGAVQQLYDKRGTRLWVVYVDTFSESSPRDWAESTWRKSFLGNHDAILAVAIKDRAYALLVPEAATGDVDVDRLRQEVVEAKLHDGDWAGAAVAAADGLRGASSAPFNWVGLVIALAVIGVAFAGLIWWARRRRRQRRQADLNAAQQADATDPAVLAKMSPETLEDLSKSILVEVDNAVRTSDNELALAVGEFGERDTAPFIAAVQNAKAAIAQAFSVRQTLDDAVPETPQQRRDLLTQVVVSAARADRELENQRTAFHQMRDLVINAPTRLDALTQQMVALTARIEPAQQTLTGLHGQFTETALASVAGNVDGARERLAFADQNITAARGLVSKPSDSQAALVNAIRAAESAVGQAQRLLDSVDSAASDIAHAISALPAAITDIQNGIAAAEATPPGAHYAELMAARTAAVQAVSNAQASGAADPLSAFTQLTAADSQLDKLLATISEETAALNRLRQSFGQALLAAQSRVRGVSDFIDTRRGSVGSEARTRLAEAQRRLEAAQAAQATDLPAAIEQANAADALAAQAQRLADDDVRAARQAYAGTGTSTAGDIGGIIIGGILSGMIRGGGSGGGSHGGGWSSTSFGGSGGGFSGGGGRF; encoded by the coding sequence ATGCGCATCGTGCGAGTGCTCTGGCTGATGATTTCGGTCCTGTTGGTGGGAACGCTGCTGGCCCCGGTCGCGTGCGCTGAACCACCCATGCGGCTCCCGGACTACGTCACCGACGAGGCCGGTGCGCTCAACGCGCAACAACACAGCCAGGTCTCCGGCGCGGTGCAACAGCTGTACGACAAGCGCGGTACCCGGTTGTGGGTCGTCTATGTCGACACCTTCTCCGAGTCCAGTCCCCGCGACTGGGCAGAAAGCACCTGGCGCAAAAGCTTTCTGGGCAACCACGACGCCATCCTCGCCGTGGCGATCAAGGATCGTGCCTACGCGCTCCTGGTCCCCGAGGCCGCGACGGGCGATGTGGACGTCGACCGCCTGCGCCAGGAGGTCGTCGAGGCCAAGCTGCACGACGGCGACTGGGCGGGCGCGGCCGTCGCGGCAGCCGACGGACTTCGGGGTGCCTCGTCTGCGCCGTTCAACTGGGTCGGGCTGGTGATTGCGCTGGCCGTCATCGGCGTCGCGTTCGCCGGGCTCATCTGGTGGGCCCGGCGGCGGCGTCGGCAGCGCCGGCAGGCCGACCTCAACGCGGCACAGCAGGCCGACGCCACCGATCCCGCGGTCCTCGCGAAGATGTCGCCGGAGACGTTGGAGGACCTGTCCAAGTCGATCCTCGTCGAGGTCGACAACGCCGTGCGCACCAGCGACAACGAGCTGGCCCTGGCCGTCGGCGAATTCGGCGAGCGCGACACCGCGCCGTTCATCGCCGCCGTGCAGAACGCGAAAGCCGCCATAGCACAGGCGTTCAGCGTGCGCCAGACGCTCGACGACGCGGTGCCCGAGACGCCGCAACAACGCCGCGATCTCCTGACCCAGGTGGTCGTCTCGGCGGCCCGCGCCGACAGAGAACTGGAGAACCAGCGCACTGCCTTCCATCAGATGCGCGACCTTGTCATCAACGCACCGACCCGGCTGGACGCGCTGACACAGCAGATGGTCGCCCTGACCGCCCGCATCGAGCCGGCCCAGCAGACCCTGACCGGGCTGCACGGCCAGTTCACCGAGACCGCACTGGCCTCGGTGGCCGGCAATGTGGACGGCGCCAGAGAGCGCCTCGCGTTCGCCGATCAGAACATCACCGCCGCCCGCGGATTGGTCAGCAAGCCGAGCGACAGTCAGGCCGCGCTGGTCAACGCCATCCGGGCCGCGGAATCCGCAGTGGGCCAGGCGCAACGCCTGCTCGATTCGGTCGACAGCGCCGCGTCCGATATCGCCCACGCGATCAGCGCGCTGCCCGCCGCGATCACCGACATCCAGAACGGCATCGCGGCGGCGGAGGCCACACCGCCCGGCGCGCACTACGCCGAGCTGATGGCCGCGCGTACCGCTGCGGTACAAGCGGTTTCGAACGCGCAGGCGTCGGGTGCGGCCGATCCGCTGAGTGCGTTCACGCAACTGACCGCCGCCGACTCGCAGCTCGACAAGCTCCTCGCGACCATCTCGGAGGAAACCGCTGCCCTGAACCGGCTCCGGCAGTCGTTCGGTCAGGCACTGCTGGCGGCCCAGTCCCGGGTGCGGGGCGTCTCGGATTTCATCGACACCCGCCGCGGCAGCGTCGGTTCCGAAGCCCGTACCCGCCTGGCCGAGGCGCAGCGCCGCCTCGAAGCCGCCCAGGCAGCACAGGCCACCGACCTGCCGGCGGCCATCGAACAGGCCAACGCCGCGGACGCCCTGGCAGCTCAGGCCCAGAGACTGGCCGACGACGACGTCCGCGCCGCCCGCCAGGCCTACGCCGGGACCGGTACGAGTACCGCAGGCGACATCGGCGGCATCATCATCGGCGGCATCTTGTCGGGGATGATCCGCGGCGGCGGCAGCGGTGGTGGCAGCCACGGAGGCGGTTGGAGCTCAACGAGTTTCGGTGGCTCCGGCGGCGGCTTCTCCGGCGGTGGCGGGCGGTTCTAG